A genomic stretch from Cydia amplana chromosome 1, ilCydAmpl1.1, whole genome shotgun sequence includes:
- the LOC134648461 gene encoding protein FAM151A isoform X1 produces MFLQILVLLAASGSAVLGDEEVLKNLTTVTWAHAVNNKTFLQAALASDVQMLEADIVLGQLIGKEGPPIPVMAHPPATTSDLSLGDFLSIVAQHNKGIAKEKQKGVKLDFKSIEAFEKAQDLIARFSKPEDSHARTTDAPCSPCSRRDFSAAKSPEMSTQNDSVTFPLWLNADILPGPVAATTKPLDPEKFIKLASNHPRAVLSVGWTTRYGGNITEGEYTRQQIGTMLRMVNALKVNQTITFPVRAGLASNSQPVILDLLRETRALGSSVTVWSAEGDAVAVERLRALILTVGLEHTYLDVPAELAARLQLPAPPATRTHN; encoded by the exons ATGTTCTTACAAATTTTGGTCCTTCTGGCAGCGTCAG GATCTGCCGTTCTTGGCGATGAAGAAGTTTTGAAGAATCTGACCACCGTTACCTGGGCACATGCTGTTAATAATAAAACGTTCTTGCAAGCCGCGTTAGcga GTGATGTGCAGATGCTGGAAGCAGACATAGTCCTGGGCCAGCTGATCGGCAAGGAAGGCCCGCCCATTCCCGTGATGGCGCACCCCCCGGCCACGACCTCCGACCTGTCTCTCGGCGACTTCTTGTCCATAGTGGCGCAGCACAACAAGGGCATCGCCAAGGAGAAGCAGAAGGGCGTCAAGTTGGACTTTAAGAGCATCGAGGCATTTGAAAAAGCACAGGACTTAATAGCACGGTTTAGTAAGCCTGAG GACTCGCACGCTCGCACCACCGACGCGCCTTGCTCGCCCTGCTCGCGGAGAGATTTCTCTGCCGCTAAAAGCCCTGAGATGAGCACGCAAAATGATTCG GTAACTTTCCCCCTATGGCTGAACGCGGACATCCTGCCGGGCCCCGTAGCCGCCACGACCAAGCCGCTGGACCCTGAGAAGTTCATCAAATTGGCATCGAACCACCCGCGCGCCGTGCTCTCCGTGGGCTGGACCACGCGGTACGGCGGCAACATCACCGAGGGCGAGTACACGAGGCAGCAGATCGGGACCATGCTGAGGATGGTCAATGCGCTTAAAGTTAACCAGACTATCACGTTCCCT GTCCGCGCAGGCCTCGCATCCAACAGCCAGCCGGTGATCCTGGACTTGCTGCGCGAGACGCGCGCGCTGGGCTCCTCCGTGACGGTGTGGTCGGCGGAGGGCGACGCGGTGGCGGTGGAGCGGCTGCGCGCCCTCATCCTCACGGTCGGGCTGGAACACACCTACCTGGACGTGCCCGCAGAGCTGGCCGCGCGGCTGCAGCTacccgcgccgcccgccaccCGCACACACAACTAG
- the LOC134648461 gene encoding protein FAM151A isoform X3 translates to MFLQILVLLAASGDVQMLEADIVLGQLIGKEGPPIPVMAHPPATTSDLSLGDFLSIVAQHNKGIAKEKQKGVKLDFKSIEAFEKAQDLIARFSKPEDSHARTTDAPCSPCSRRDFSAAKSPEMSTQNDSVTFPLWLNADILPGPVAATTKPLDPEKFIKLASNHPRAVLSVGWTTRYGGNITEGEYTRQQIGTMLRMVNALKVNQTITFPVRAGLASNSQPVILDLLRETRALGSSVTVWSAEGDAVAVERLRALILTVGLEHTYLDVPAELAARLQLPAPPATRTHN, encoded by the exons ATGTTCTTACAAATTTTGGTCCTTCTGGCAGCGTCAG GTGATGTGCAGATGCTGGAAGCAGACATAGTCCTGGGCCAGCTGATCGGCAAGGAAGGCCCGCCCATTCCCGTGATGGCGCACCCCCCGGCCACGACCTCCGACCTGTCTCTCGGCGACTTCTTGTCCATAGTGGCGCAGCACAACAAGGGCATCGCCAAGGAGAAGCAGAAGGGCGTCAAGTTGGACTTTAAGAGCATCGAGGCATTTGAAAAAGCACAGGACTTAATAGCACGGTTTAGTAAGCCTGAG GACTCGCACGCTCGCACCACCGACGCGCCTTGCTCGCCCTGCTCGCGGAGAGATTTCTCTGCCGCTAAAAGCCCTGAGATGAGCACGCAAAATGATTCG GTAACTTTCCCCCTATGGCTGAACGCGGACATCCTGCCGGGCCCCGTAGCCGCCACGACCAAGCCGCTGGACCCTGAGAAGTTCATCAAATTGGCATCGAACCACCCGCGCGCCGTGCTCTCCGTGGGCTGGACCACGCGGTACGGCGGCAACATCACCGAGGGCGAGTACACGAGGCAGCAGATCGGGACCATGCTGAGGATGGTCAATGCGCTTAAAGTTAACCAGACTATCACGTTCCCT GTCCGCGCAGGCCTCGCATCCAACAGCCAGCCGGTGATCCTGGACTTGCTGCGCGAGACGCGCGCGCTGGGCTCCTCCGTGACGGTGTGGTCGGCGGAGGGCGACGCGGTGGCGGTGGAGCGGCTGCGCGCCCTCATCCTCACGGTCGGGCTGGAACACACCTACCTGGACGTGCCCGCAGAGCTGGCCGCGCGGCTGCAGCTacccgcgccgcccgccaccCGCACACACAACTAG
- the LOC134648461 gene encoding protein FAM151A isoform X2 has product MFLQILVLLAASGSAVLGDEEVLKNLTTVTWAHAVNNKTFLQAALASDVQMLEADIVLGQLIGKEGPPIPVMAHPPATTSDLSLGDFLSIVAQHNKGIAKEKQKGVKLDFKSIEAFEKAQDLIARFSKPEVTFPLWLNADILPGPVAATTKPLDPEKFIKLASNHPRAVLSVGWTTRYGGNITEGEYTRQQIGTMLRMVNALKVNQTITFPVRAGLASNSQPVILDLLRETRALGSSVTVWSAEGDAVAVERLRALILTVGLEHTYLDVPAELAARLQLPAPPATRTHN; this is encoded by the exons ATGTTCTTACAAATTTTGGTCCTTCTGGCAGCGTCAG GATCTGCCGTTCTTGGCGATGAAGAAGTTTTGAAGAATCTGACCACCGTTACCTGGGCACATGCTGTTAATAATAAAACGTTCTTGCAAGCCGCGTTAGcga GTGATGTGCAGATGCTGGAAGCAGACATAGTCCTGGGCCAGCTGATCGGCAAGGAAGGCCCGCCCATTCCCGTGATGGCGCACCCCCCGGCCACGACCTCCGACCTGTCTCTCGGCGACTTCTTGTCCATAGTGGCGCAGCACAACAAGGGCATCGCCAAGGAGAAGCAGAAGGGCGTCAAGTTGGACTTTAAGAGCATCGAGGCATTTGAAAAAGCACAGGACTTAATAGCACGGTTTAGTAAGCCTGAG GTAACTTTCCCCCTATGGCTGAACGCGGACATCCTGCCGGGCCCCGTAGCCGCCACGACCAAGCCGCTGGACCCTGAGAAGTTCATCAAATTGGCATCGAACCACCCGCGCGCCGTGCTCTCCGTGGGCTGGACCACGCGGTACGGCGGCAACATCACCGAGGGCGAGTACACGAGGCAGCAGATCGGGACCATGCTGAGGATGGTCAATGCGCTTAAAGTTAACCAGACTATCACGTTCCCT GTCCGCGCAGGCCTCGCATCCAACAGCCAGCCGGTGATCCTGGACTTGCTGCGCGAGACGCGCGCGCTGGGCTCCTCCGTGACGGTGTGGTCGGCGGAGGGCGACGCGGTGGCGGTGGAGCGGCTGCGCGCCCTCATCCTCACGGTCGGGCTGGAACACACCTACCTGGACGTGCCCGCAGAGCTGGCCGCGCGGCTGCAGCTacccgcgccgcccgccaccCGCACACACAACTAG